A single window of Streptomyces sp. NBC_00464 DNA harbors:
- a CDS encoding serine/threonine-protein kinase gives MARNIGSRYTAHQILGRGSAGTVWLGDGPEGPVAIKLLREDLASDQELVGRFVQERTALLGLDHPHVVAVRDLVVDGNDLALVMNLVRGTDLRTRLDRERRLAPEAAVAIVADVADGLAAAHAAGVVHRDVKPENILLDMEGPLGPGNSHPALLTDFGVAKLIDTPRRTKATKIIGTPDYLAPEIVEGLPPRAAVDIYALATVLYELLAGFTPFGGGHPGAVLRRHVTETVVPLPGIPEELWQLLVQCLAKAPASRLRASELAARLREQLPHLAGIPPLDVDEPDDESEPESHGQAYDEQQYTPAPEEPRRRGAVPLVPGSSPDSNRDTHTSMRVPAPDELSGGPRGTARAPRAPGKPRPGSARNKSAAIRKRRLTLSAAALVLVAAVGVGGWLALGGDDAGSQSPQDTKNSAPAAP, from the coding sequence TTGGCACGGAATATCGGCAGCCGGTACACCGCCCACCAGATTCTGGGGCGCGGCAGCGCCGGCACGGTGTGGCTCGGCGACGGCCCCGAGGGGCCCGTCGCCATCAAGCTGCTCCGGGAGGACCTCGCGTCCGACCAGGAACTCGTGGGCCGCTTCGTCCAGGAGCGCACCGCCCTGCTCGGGCTCGACCATCCGCACGTCGTCGCCGTCCGCGACCTCGTGGTGGACGGCAACGACCTGGCCCTGGTGATGAACCTGGTCCGCGGTACGGACCTGCGCACCCGGCTCGACCGCGAACGCCGACTGGCCCCCGAGGCGGCCGTCGCGATCGTCGCGGACGTCGCCGACGGCCTCGCCGCCGCGCACGCCGCCGGGGTGGTCCACCGCGACGTCAAGCCGGAGAACATCCTGCTCGACATGGAGGGCCCGCTCGGCCCCGGCAACTCCCACCCCGCGCTGCTCACCGACTTCGGCGTGGCCAAGCTGATCGACACCCCGCGCCGCACCAAGGCCACCAAGATCATCGGTACGCCGGACTATCTGGCCCCCGAGATCGTGGAGGGCCTCCCGCCGCGCGCCGCCGTCGACATCTACGCCCTGGCAACGGTGCTGTACGAGCTCCTCGCGGGCTTCACGCCCTTCGGCGGCGGCCACCCCGGCGCCGTTCTGCGCCGCCACGTCACCGAGACCGTCGTCCCGCTGCCCGGCATCCCCGAGGAGCTCTGGCAGCTGCTGGTCCAGTGCCTCGCCAAGGCCCCGGCCTCCCGGCTGCGCGCCTCCGAACTGGCGGCGCGCCTCCGCGAGCAGCTCCCGCACCTGGCCGGAATACCGCCCCTGGACGTGGACGAACCGGACGACGAGTCCGAGCCCGAGTCGCACGGCCAGGCCTACGACGAGCAGCAGTACACCCCGGCACCCGAGGAACCCCGCCGCCGCGGCGCGGTCCCGCTGGTCCCCGGCTCGTCCCCCGACTCCAACCGGGACACCCACACGAGCATGCGCGTCCCGGCCCCCGACGAACTCTCCGGCGGCCCCCGAGGCACCGCCCGCGCCCCCCGAGCCCCGGGCAAGCCCCGCCCCGGCTCGGCCCGCAACAAGTCGGCGGCCATCCGCAAACGCCGCCTCACTCTGAGCGCTGCGGCGCTGGTGCTGGTCGCGGCGGTGGGGGTGGGCGGCTGGCTGGCGCTGGGCGGCGACGACGCGGGGTCTCAGTCCCCCCAGGACACGAAGAACTCGGCACCGGCGGCGCCGTAA
- a CDS encoding RHS repeat-associated core domain-containing protein gives MQIDAGTQAVTRRQYKPFGEVRTAAADWQGTKGYVGGQQDDATGLTNLGAREYDPSVGRFLNPDPLISAGDPESWNAYAYANNSPVTLSDPSGLCPADLCGIGTPYGDGSGRIITDGPVDPGGPNRTTCHKGRCSDGLAVGDDNGGRGHIGNTTQNVQAEAAKAAQEVKTASAVAAAAKKQREGLTQKVISLVADVIGLTDAVNCFTKGDVMGCVNTALNAVPWGKIAKAIKAGWKAFKIWRALKKADKLVKEAEDLVRAAEASAKAASSQVKAMESAAAACTKHSFKGDTHVLLADGTTKPIADLRPGDEVTSTDPQTEVTAAEKVERHIVTKDDKEFTDLLLTPEPAASHAVGPVAAPATGAGTPRPVKLTTTWHHPFWDATHHRWTDARNLKPGTELQRPGGATAVVSAVRNYRASGVTYDLTVGVVHTYYVVAGATPVLVHNCLTGAGEDDLAAVATKTFSRQLSEAGRALQKHSSNLAKRGQAHTDLYNFGKVTDRERSEIAEEIIHEVLTSPNATRAINPHLKDPLKYGGSTLDIKIDGGWGARWRMKNGSLAFAGFL, from the coding sequence TTGCAGATCGACGCGGGCACGCAGGCCGTGACCCGCCGCCAGTACAAACCGTTCGGCGAGGTACGGACGGCGGCGGCCGACTGGCAGGGCACGAAGGGGTACGTCGGCGGCCAGCAGGACGACGCGACGGGCCTGACGAACCTGGGAGCCCGGGAGTACGACCCGTCGGTGGGCCGGTTCCTGAACCCGGATCCGCTGATCAGCGCGGGCGACCCGGAGAGCTGGAACGCGTACGCGTACGCCAACAACAGTCCCGTCACCCTGAGCGACCCGTCCGGCCTGTGCCCGGCGGACCTGTGCGGCATCGGCACACCGTACGGCGACGGCTCCGGCCGGATCATCACGGACGGGCCGGTCGACCCGGGCGGCCCCAACCGCACCACCTGCCACAAGGGCCGGTGCTCCGACGGCCTCGCGGTCGGCGACGACAACGGCGGCCGGGGGCACATCGGCAACACGACGCAGAACGTGCAGGCGGAGGCGGCCAAGGCGGCCCAGGAGGTGAAGACGGCGAGCGCCGTCGCCGCGGCGGCCAAGAAGCAGCGGGAGGGCCTGACCCAGAAGGTCATCAGCCTGGTCGCTGACGTCATCGGCCTCACGGACGCGGTGAACTGCTTCACCAAGGGCGACGTGATGGGCTGCGTCAACACGGCCCTGAACGCCGTGCCCTGGGGCAAGATCGCGAAGGCGATCAAGGCCGGCTGGAAAGCATTCAAGATCTGGCGGGCCCTGAAGAAGGCCGACAAGCTGGTCAAGGAGGCCGAGGACCTGGTCCGGGCGGCCGAGGCCTCGGCGAAGGCGGCCAGCTCCCAGGTCAAGGCCATGGAATCGGCTGCCGCCGCCTGCACGAAGCACAGCTTCAAGGGCGATACGCACGTCCTCCTGGCGGACGGCACGACGAAACCCATCGCGGACCTGAGACCGGGCGACGAGGTCACCTCCACGGACCCGCAGACGGAGGTCACGGCTGCCGAGAAGGTCGAACGCCACATCGTCACGAAGGACGACAAGGAGTTCACGGACCTCCTCCTGACCCCTGAACCGGCCGCCTCGCACGCAGTCGGGCCGGTCGCGGCTCCCGCTACGGGCGCCGGCACCCCTCGCCCCGTCAAGCTCACGACCACGTGGCACCACCCGTTCTGGGACGCCACCCACCACCGCTGGACCGATGCCAGAAACCTGAAGCCGGGCACGGAGCTCCAGCGTCCGGGCGGGGCGACGGCGGTGGTGTCGGCGGTGCGGAACTACCGGGCGTCGGGGGTCACTTACGACCTGACGGTCGGGGTTGTGCATACGTACTATGTGGTGGCGGGGGCTACGCCGGTCCTGGTTCACAACTGCCTGACAGGCGCGGGTGAAGATGATCTCGCAGCGGTGGCAACCAAGACTTTCTCCCGGCAGTTGTCGGAAGCGGGGCGCGCTCTTCAGAAACACTCGTCAAACCTGGCAAAGCGAGGCCAGGCACACACCGATTTGTATAATTTCGGCAAGGTGACGGACAGGGAGCGCTCCGAGATCGCGGAAGAAATTATCCATGAGGTTCTCACGAGCCCCAATGCGACAAGGGCCATCAACCCCCACCTCAAGGACCCCCTAAAATATGGAGGGTCGACTCTAGATATCAAGATTGACGGAGGGTGGGGCGCCAGATGGCGCATGAAGAACGGATCCCTGGCGTTCGCAGGATTCCTCTAA
- a CDS encoding RNA-guided endonuclease InsQ/TnpB family protein produces the protein MIRAYKFLLRPTVGQAIALGEMLRDHCSLYNGALQERRDAYRHPSKTSIKYGMQSGQLKDIRAFDPERQGRWSFSSQQATLRRLDKAFAAFFRRIKAGDKPGYPRFRGVNWFDTVDFPRDGDGCRWDSTPHTPVTRVRLQGVGHVKVNQHRPVLGTVKTVSVKREGRKWFVVITADQPLPEPLPATGSDIGIDLGIAWFLTDSNGVHIPNPRHARKAAARLEGAQRALSRFPRCEAKDRTRNHQRAVEKVGALHGKVRRRRLDHAHKTALTLVREHDFIAHEDLKIRNMSKAPTPRPDPETAGMFLPNGAGAKAGLNRSIADAGWGVFLTILNAKAESAGREVMAVDPRNTSRRCPACGHTAKENRPTQEKFHCVDCGHQAHADEVGALNVLRAGLVRRHANTA, from the coding sequence TTGATTCGTGCGTACAAGTTTCTGTTGCGGCCCACGGTGGGTCAGGCGATCGCGCTCGGTGAGATGCTGCGTGATCATTGCTCGCTCTACAACGGTGCGTTGCAGGAACGCCGTGACGCCTACCGGCACCCCTCGAAGACGAGCATCAAGTACGGGATGCAGTCCGGGCAGCTCAAAGACATCCGGGCCTTCGACCCCGAGCGGCAGGGCCGCTGGTCGTTCAGCTCGCAGCAGGCCACACTTCGGCGACTCGACAAGGCGTTCGCCGCGTTCTTCCGCCGGATCAAGGCCGGGGACAAGCCCGGCTACCCGCGCTTTCGCGGGGTGAACTGGTTCGACACGGTGGACTTCCCCAGGGACGGGGACGGCTGCCGCTGGGACTCAACCCCGCACACCCCGGTCACCCGGGTCCGCCTCCAGGGCGTCGGGCACGTCAAGGTCAACCAGCACCGCCCGGTGCTGGGCACGGTCAAGACCGTCAGCGTGAAGCGCGAGGGCCGTAAATGGTTCGTCGTGATCACCGCCGACCAGCCCCTGCCCGAACCGCTGCCCGCGACCGGGTCCGACATCGGCATCGACCTCGGGATCGCCTGGTTCCTCACCGACTCCAACGGTGTACACATCCCCAACCCGCGCCACGCCCGCAAGGCCGCCGCCAGGCTGGAGGGCGCGCAGCGGGCCCTGTCCCGGTTCCCACGCTGCGAGGCAAAGGACCGCACCCGTAACCACCAGCGGGCGGTGGAGAAGGTGGGAGCCCTGCACGGCAAGGTGCGGCGACGGCGGCTCGACCACGCGCACAAGACCGCGCTCACCCTGGTCCGTGAGCACGACTTCATCGCGCACGAAGACCTCAAGATCCGCAACATGAGCAAAGCCCCCACGCCGAGACCCGACCCCGAAACCGCGGGCATGTTTTTGCCCAACGGGGCTGGGGCCAAGGCCGGGTTGAACCGTTCGATCGCTGATGCCGGTTGGGGGGTGTTCCTGACGATCCTGAACGCGAAGGCTGAGAGTGCCGGGCGGGAAGTGATGGCCGTGGACCCCCGCAACACCTCCCGCAGGTGTCCCGCATGCGGGCACACCGCGAAGGAGAACCGGCCCACACAGGAGAAGTTCCACTGCGTCGACTGCGGCCACCAGGCACACGCCGACGAGGTCGGGGCACTCAACGTTCTACGGGCCGGGCTGGTCCGTCGCCACGCCAACACGGCATAG
- the prfB gene encoding peptide chain release factor 2 — protein sequence MAVVDISEELKSLSSTMGSIEAVLDLDALRGDIAVLEEQAAAPSLWDDPEAAQKITSKLSHLQAEVRKTETLRGRIDDLGVLFELAEDEGDADALAEAETELESVRKALDEMEVRTLLSGEYDAREALVTIRAEAGGVDAADFAEKLQRMYLRWAERHNYKTEVYETAYAEEAGIKSTTFAVEVPYAYGTLSVEQGTHRLVRISPFDNQGRRQTSFAGVEVLPVVEQTDHIEIDESELRVDVYRSSGPGGQGVNTTDSAVRLTHLATGIVVSCQNERSQIQNKASAMNVLQAKLLERRRQEEQAKMNALKGDGGNSWGNQMRSYVLHPYQMVKDLRTEFEMGNPEAVFNGEIDGFIEAGIRWRKQSEK from the coding sequence GTGGCAGTCGTCGATATTTCCGAAGAGCTGAAGTCCCTCTCCTCGACCATGGGGTCGATCGAGGCCGTCCTGGACCTGGATGCGCTGAGGGGTGACATCGCCGTGCTCGAGGAGCAGGCTGCCGCTCCGTCCCTCTGGGACGACCCGGAGGCGGCGCAGAAGATCACCAGCAAGCTTTCGCACCTCCAGGCCGAGGTCCGCAAGACCGAGACCCTGCGCGGCCGGATCGACGACCTCGGAGTCCTCTTCGAGCTCGCCGAGGACGAGGGCGACGCCGACGCGCTCGCCGAGGCCGAGACCGAGCTGGAGTCCGTCCGCAAGGCGCTGGACGAGATGGAGGTCCGCACGCTCCTCTCCGGTGAGTACGACGCGCGCGAGGCCCTGGTCACCATCCGCGCCGAGGCCGGTGGCGTCGACGCCGCGGACTTCGCCGAGAAGCTCCAGCGCATGTACCTCCGCTGGGCCGAGCGGCACAACTACAAGACCGAGGTCTACGAGACGGCGTACGCCGAAGAGGCCGGCATCAAGTCGACCACCTTCGCCGTCGAGGTGCCGTACGCCTACGGCACGCTCTCCGTCGAGCAGGGCACGCACCGGCTCGTCCGGATCTCCCCGTTCGACAACCAGGGCCGCCGCCAGACGTCCTTCGCGGGCGTCGAGGTGCTGCCCGTGGTCGAGCAGACCGACCACATCGAGATCGACGAGTCCGAGCTCCGCGTCGACGTGTACCGCTCCTCGGGCCCCGGCGGCCAGGGCGTCAACACCACGGACTCCGCGGTGCGTCTGACCCACCTCGCGACCGGCATCGTCGTCTCCTGCCAGAACGAGCGCTCGCAGATCCAGAACAAGGCGTCCGCGATGAACGTCCTCCAGGCGAAGCTCCTTGAGCGCCGCCGCCAGGAGGAGCAGGCGAAGATGAACGCGCTCAAGGGCGACGGCGGCAACTCCTGGGGCAACCAGATGCGTTCGTACGTCCTGCACCCGTACCAGATGGTCAAGGACCTGCGTACGGAGTTCGAGATGGGCAACCCGGAAGCGGTCTTCAACGGCGAGATCGACGGCTTCATCGAGGCGGGCATCCGCTGGCGCAAGCAGAGCGAGAAGTAG
- a CDS encoding histidine-type phosphatase, which produces MQKRTAALSLTLAVSALIPAALPAQAQSDSSGYYATKTPYAPQQNPRSYQPAPKGFVPVFTENVSRHGSRAASDSEDGDLILALWEKARSEGQLTAAGERFGGETKALLAAMDKIGYGQLSGRGVREIQDTAVRLEKRLPGLFKQIAKDSEQINVTNSGKDRAVDSGNLFAEALAANDPALASLITPARTDADLLYFHKSAGGAEYRDYVDNDERLAATLDTITDQPASHTAARNVLRKIFKPAFVKRISAGEFDSIGTEVELAQAVYALYSIAPAMADEGDWNMKRYIAPRDAKWFAYLSDAEDFYEKGPGFDDSDITYRMANVLLDDFFTKIDAKRNGTSNAGAELRFTHAEEIIPLAALMGLPGSTKAVTEARPYTYADNPWRGESVASMATNIQWDLFRKGNKYLVRMLYNEKQTAFKKGCEPVAKGSYFYEVDELKQCLGRTAS; this is translated from the coding sequence ATGCAGAAGCGAACCGCCGCACTCTCCCTGACGCTCGCTGTCTCCGCCCTGATACCTGCGGCGCTGCCGGCGCAGGCCCAGTCGGACTCCTCCGGCTACTACGCCACCAAGACCCCGTACGCACCGCAGCAGAACCCGCGGTCGTACCAGCCCGCTCCCAAGGGCTTCGTCCCCGTGTTCACCGAGAACGTCTCCCGCCACGGTTCCCGCGCGGCGTCCGACAGCGAGGACGGCGACCTGATCCTGGCCCTGTGGGAGAAGGCGCGGAGCGAGGGACAGCTCACCGCTGCCGGCGAGCGGTTCGGCGGGGAGACGAAGGCGCTGCTCGCCGCCATGGACAAGATCGGCTACGGGCAGCTCAGCGGGCGGGGCGTGCGCGAGATCCAGGACACCGCCGTACGGCTGGAGAAGCGGCTTCCCGGGCTCTTCAAGCAGATCGCCAAGGACTCCGAGCAGATCAACGTCACCAATTCCGGCAAGGACCGGGCCGTCGACAGCGGGAACCTGTTCGCCGAGGCCCTCGCCGCGAACGACCCGGCCCTGGCATCGCTCATCACGCCTGCCAGGACCGATGCGGACCTGCTCTACTTCCACAAGTCGGCCGGCGGCGCGGAGTACCGGGACTACGTCGACAACGACGAGCGGCTCGCCGCCACCCTCGACACGATCACCGACCAGCCGGCCTCGCACACCGCGGCCCGCAACGTACTGAGGAAGATCTTCAAGCCGGCGTTCGTCAAGCGGATCTCGGCGGGCGAGTTCGACTCGATCGGCACCGAGGTGGAGCTCGCGCAGGCGGTCTACGCCCTCTACAGCATCGCCCCGGCCATGGCCGACGAGGGCGACTGGAACATGAAGCGCTACATCGCGCCCCGTGACGCCAAGTGGTTCGCGTACCTCAGCGACGCCGAGGACTTCTACGAGAAGGGGCCGGGCTTCGACGACAGCGACATCACGTACAGGATGGCGAACGTCCTGCTCGACGACTTCTTCACGAAGATCGACGCCAAGCGGAACGGAACCAGCAACGCCGGCGCGGAGCTGCGCTTCACCCACGCGGAGGAGATCATCCCGCTGGCCGCGCTCATGGGTCTGCCCGGCAGCACGAAGGCCGTGACGGAGGCCCGGCCGTACACGTACGCCGACAACCCGTGGCGCGGCGAGTCGGTGGCGTCCATGGCCACGAACATCCAGTGGGACCTGTTCCGGAAGGGGAACAAGTACCTCGTGCGGATGCTCTACAACGAGAAGCAGACCGCGTTCAAAAAGGGCTGCGAGCCGGTGGCCAAGGGCAGCTACTTCTACGAGGTCGACGAACTGAAGCAGTGCCTCGGCCGCACCGCTTCCTGA
- the ftsE gene encoding cell division ATP-binding protein FtsE produces MIRFDNVSKTYPKQSRPALRDVSLDIEKGEFVFLVGSSGSGKSTFMRLILREERASQGMVHVLGKDLARMSNWKVPHMRRQLGTVFQDFRLLPNKTVAENVAFAQEVIGKPRGEIRKAVPQVLDLVGLGGKEDRMPGELSGGEQQRVAIARAFVNRPMLLIADEPTGNLDPQTSVGIMKLLDRINRTGTTVIMATHDQNIVDQMRKRVIELEQGRLVRDQARGVYGYQH; encoded by the coding sequence GTGATCCGATTCGACAACGTCTCCAAGACCTACCCGAAGCAGAGCCGTCCCGCTCTACGGGATGTGTCTCTCGATATCGAGAAGGGCGAGTTCGTCTTCCTGGTGGGCTCCTCCGGCTCCGGCAAGTCCACCTTCATGCGTCTCATCCTCCGCGAGGAGCGCGCCAGCCAGGGCATGGTTCACGTCCTCGGCAAGGACCTCGCGCGCATGTCCAACTGGAAGGTGCCGCACATGCGCCGCCAGCTGGGCACGGTGTTCCAGGACTTCCGCCTCCTTCCCAACAAGACCGTCGCGGAGAACGTGGCGTTCGCCCAGGAAGTGATCGGCAAGCCGCGCGGCGAGATCCGCAAGGCGGTCCCGCAGGTCCTCGACCTCGTCGGTCTCGGCGGCAAGGAGGACCGGATGCCCGGTGAGCTCTCCGGTGGTGAGCAGCAGCGCGTGGCGATCGCGCGGGCCTTCGTCAACCGGCCCATGCTGCTGATCGCGGACGAGCCGACCGGCAACCTCGACCCGCAGACCTCGGTCGGGATCATGAAGCTGCTGGACCGGATCAACCGGACCGGCACCACCGTGATCATGGCGACCCACGACCAGAACATCGTCGACCAGATGCGCAAACGCGTCATCGAGCTCGAGCAGGGCCGTCTCGTACGCGACCAGGCGCGCGGCGTCTACGGCTACCAGCACTGA
- the ftsX gene encoding permease-like cell division protein FtsX, producing the protein MRAQFVLSEIGVGLRRNLTMTFAVVVSVALSLALFGGALLMREQVSTMKDYWYDKVNVSIYLCGKGDAETVVQCAKGAVTDPQKKQIESDLNKMDVVDTVTYESSDEAYKHYQEEFGDSPMAGNITPDQMPESYRVKLHDPTKYKVVATAFAGRDGVQSVQDQRSILDNLFGLMNGMNVAALFVMALMLVIALMLIVNTVRVSAFSRRRETGIMRLVGASGFYIQMPFIMEAAFAGLIGGVLACVMLLAGRYFLIDGGLALQDKLNLIDFIGWEAVLTKLPLVLAIGLLMPAVAALFALRKYLKV; encoded by the coding sequence ATGCGCGCCCAGTTCGTCCTGTCGGAGATCGGCGTCGGCCTCCGTCGCAACCTCACGATGACCTTCGCCGTCGTCGTCTCCGTCGCCCTCTCGCTTGCCCTGTTTGGTGGCGCGCTGCTCATGCGCGAGCAGGTCAGCACGATGAAGGACTACTGGTACGACAAGGTCAACGTCTCCATCTACCTCTGTGGCAAGGGGGATGCGGAGACGGTGGTCCAGTGCGCCAAGGGTGCGGTCACCGATCCGCAGAAGAAGCAGATCGAGAGCGATCTGAACAAGATGGACGTCGTCGACACGGTGACCTACGAGTCGTCCGACGAGGCGTACAAGCACTACCAGGAGGAGTTCGGCGACTCCCCGATGGCCGGCAACATCACGCCGGACCAGATGCCGGAGTCGTACCGCGTCAAGCTGCACGACCCCACGAAGTACAAGGTCGTCGCCACCGCCTTCGCCGGGCGTGACGGGGTGCAGTCCGTCCAGGACCAGAGAAGCATCCTGGACAACCTCTTCGGTCTGATGAACGGCATGAACGTCGCCGCGCTCTTCGTGATGGCGCTGATGCTCGTCATCGCCCTGATGCTGATCGTGAACACCGTCCGGGTGTCCGCGTTCAGCCGACGGCGGGAGACGGGCATCATGCGGCTCGTCGGGGCCTCCGGCTTCTACATCCAGATGCCGTTCATCATGGAGGCCGCGTTCGCCGGTCTCATCGGCGGCGTACTGGCCTGCGTCATGCTGCTGGCCGGGCGCTACTTCCTGATCGACGGCGGTCTCGCCCTCCAGGACAAGCTGAACCTGATCGACTTCATCGGCTGGGAGGCCGTGCTCACCAAGCTCCCGCTGGTCCTGGCGATCGGGCTGCTGATGCCCGCGGTCGCCGCTCTCTTCGCGCTGCGCAAGTACCTCAAGGTGTGA
- a CDS encoding S41 family peptidase has product MPGPECRVGPRGLRRGAALTLVFASVLATAAATGSLPHGGGHDTEVETRSVAAAADRDAVADAAAEAVADGKSGTEAAEEVVSRSGDRWGAVYDEREYEEFEQALDGSYTGVGIAARRSADGLVAVARVQPGSPAARAGIRTGDVLRTVDGSRVDRRPVSDVVALLRGDRTRAGAGSAVVLGVQRGSVTRTETLRRARLATEAVSVRRLGPDRSDSSAAVLIEVDSFTKGSGAAVRDAVLKAPAGAGVLLDLRGNSGGLVAEAVTAASAFLDGGLVATYDVHGKQHALYAEAGGDTERPVVVLVDGGTMSAAELLTGALQDRGRAVTVGSRTFGKGSVQMPSRLAGGSVAELTVGHYRTPAGSGVDGHGITPDLAVSAGAQQRAETVLSGLGGGS; this is encoded by the coding sequence ATGCCGGGCCCCGAGTGTCGCGTCGGGCCCCGCGGTCTTCGCCGCGGGGCGGCCCTGACATTGGTCTTCGCGAGTGTGCTCGCCACGGCTGCCGCCACCGGCTCGCTGCCGCACGGGGGCGGGCACGACACCGAGGTGGAGACCCGGTCCGTCGCTGCCGCCGCCGACCGTGACGCGGTGGCCGATGCGGCGGCCGAGGCCGTGGCCGACGGCAAGTCCGGTACGGAGGCGGCCGAGGAGGTCGTCAGCCGCAGCGGGGACCGCTGGGGGGCGGTCTACGACGAGCGGGAGTACGAGGAGTTCGAGCAGGCCCTCGACGGCTCGTACACGGGCGTCGGGATCGCCGCCAGACGCTCCGCCGACGGGCTGGTCGCGGTCGCCCGGGTCCAGCCGGGCAGCCCCGCCGCACGGGCCGGAATCCGTACGGGCGATGTGCTGCGCACGGTCGACGGCAGCCGGGTCGACCGGCGCCCGGTCTCCGATGTGGTGGCGCTGCTGCGGGGTGACCGGACGCGCGCGGGCGCGGGGAGCGCCGTCGTGCTGGGCGTCCAGCGGGGCTCCGTCACCCGGACCGAGACACTGCGGCGGGCCCGTCTCGCCACCGAGGCCGTCTCCGTGCGGCGGCTCGGACCGGACCGTTCCGATTCCTCCGCAGCTGTACTGATCGAGGTCGACTCGTTCACCAAGGGATCCGGCGCCGCGGTCCGCGACGCGGTCCTGAAGGCGCCGGCGGGTGCCGGTGTGCTGCTGGATCTGCGCGGCAACTCCGGCGGACTCGTCGCCGAGGCCGTCACCGCCGCCTCCGCCTTCCTGGACGGCGGCCTGGTCGCCACGTACGACGTGCACGGCAAGCAGCATGCCCTGTACGCCGAGGCGGGCGGCGACACCGAGCGGCCCGTCGTCGTCCTCGTCGACGGTGGGACGATGAGCGCGGCCGAGCTCCTGACCGGCGCGCTGCAGGACCGGGGCCGGGCGGTCACGGTCGGTTCGCGGACCTTCGGCAAGGGGTCGGTCCAGATGCCGAGCCGGCTCGCGGGAGGTTCCGTGGCCGAGCTGACCGTGGGGCATTACCGCACTCCGGCGGGGAGCGGCGTCGACGGCCACGGCATCACCCCGGACCTCGCGGTGAGCGCGGGGGCCCAGCAGCGGGCCGAGACAGTATTGAGTGGCCTCGGGGGTGGGTCGTAG
- the smpB gene encoding SsrA-binding protein SmpB, producing MAKEKDTGRKMVAQNKKARHDYTILDTYECGLVLMGTEVKSLRMGRASLVDGFVQIDGGEAWLHNIHVPEYVQGTWTNHSAKRKRKLLMHRAEIDKLESKSQETGHTIVPLALYFTNGRVKVEIALAKGKKEYDKRQTLREKQDTRETNRAISAVRRRQRSA from the coding sequence ATGGCTAAGGAAAAAGACACCGGGCGCAAGATGGTCGCGCAGAACAAGAAGGCGCGCCACGACTACACCATCCTCGACACCTACGAGTGCGGCCTCGTCCTCATGGGCACCGAGGTCAAGTCTCTGCGCATGGGCCGGGCCTCCCTCGTGGACGGCTTCGTGCAGATCGACGGCGGCGAGGCGTGGCTCCACAACATCCACGTCCCCGAGTACGTCCAGGGGACCTGGACCAACCACTCCGCCAAGCGCAAGCGCAAGCTGCTGATGCACCGGGCCGAGATCGACAAGCTGGAGTCGAAGTCCCAGGAGACCGGGCACACGATCGTGCCGCTCGCCCTGTACTTCACCAACGGCCGGGTCAAGGTCGAGATCGCGCTGGCGAAGGGCAAGAAGGAGTACGACAAGCGGCAGACGCTGCGTGAGAAGCAGGACACGAGGGAGACGAACCGGGCGATCTCGGCGGTCCGCCGCCGTCAGCGGAGCGCCTGA